The segment AGCGGGAGACAAAGTGCCCGCCGATATGCGGCTGCTGAGCGCACATGGCATGTCAGTTCAGGAGGCCATTCTTACCGGTGAGTCTGTGCCGGTTGAGAAACATACCCGTCCGGTCGCCGCGAATGCGCCACTGGGAGATCGTTCGTGCATCGCCTATTCCGGCACCCTGGTAACAAGCGGCCAGGGTAAAGGGGTTGTTATGGGCACCGGCAACCGGACCGAGATCGGACGTATCAGCGGACTGTTGTCGGAAGTTGAAACACTGACCACGCCACTTGTTGCGCAGATGGATGTCTTTGCTAAATGGCTGACTATCCTCATCCTTCTGATTGCCGCGTCATTGCTGGGGTATGGTTATTTTGTCGGGCACTACGATTTCGCAGAAATGTTCATGGCGGTAGTGGGGCTCTCAGTTGCCGCGATCCCCGAAGGGCTGCCCGCGGTCCTGACTATCACGTTGGCGGTGGGCGTTCAGGCCATGGCGCGGCGCAACGCCATCGTCCGGCGTTTGCCCGCCATTGAGACGCTGGGATCAGTTTCCGTCATCTGCACCGACAAAACAGGCACGCTTACACGCAATGAGATGATGGTGGCCTCGGTGCTGACCAGTCAGCACCTCTTTGCTCTGGAAGGGGATGGGTATGCGCCCAAAGGACTGCTCAGACTGGAAGACACCAGAGTCGAATCCTCCGAACATACCGTGCTGGAGGAACTTGCTCGTGCGGCAGCGCTCTGCAACGATGCTTTCTTACACGAGCACAATGGCGTATGGACGGTGGAGGGCGACCCGATGGAGGGGGCGCTCCTCGCCTTCGCCGGAAAAATGGATATTGATGTGCGTAAAGCACAGTCGGTGTGGACACGCACTGACGCCATTCCATTTGATGCCAAACACTGTTTCATGGCGACACTGAATCATAACCATGAGCGGCATGCATTCGTGTTCGTTAAAGGCGCACCGGAGCGGATACTCGCGATGTGCCAGGATCAGCGAGGCAAGGACGGAAAGACGGAAACACTGGATATAGAATACTGGCACGGGAAAACTGAAGCCATCGCTGCGCTCGGACAACGTGTGCTGGCCTTTGCCGTGAAACCGGTGCAGTCAGAGCACACTGTGCTGGAGCATGGGGACATCGAAGGCACCCTCACCCTGTTGGGCATGACGGGGATGATCGACCCTCCGCGCGCGGAAGCAATTTCGGCAGTCGAGGAGTGTCATGGCGCAGGCATCCGCGTAAAAATGATTACCGGCGACCATGGGAAAACGGCCGCCGCCATTGCAAAACAAATCGGCTTGCAGAACCCGGAACAGGTCCTGACCGGAAGTGATCTGGACGGGATGGATGACGCCGCTTTGCGTCAGGCTGTGCTGGATTGCGACATCTTTGCACGCACCAGTCCGGAGCATAAG is part of the Gammaproteobacteria bacterium genome and harbors:
- a CDS encoding cation-transporting P-type ATPase, with translation MEKPDADQSQNSWHTLSTEKTLNLLNATADGLSHAEAAKRLAEYGPNRLPEAARRSGIMRFLMQFHHILIYVLLGAAVITAMLGHWIDTGVILAVVAANAVIGFIQEGKAEKAMDAIRHMLAPRANVIREGKRHSTEGEALVPGDIVLLEAGDKVPADMRLLSAHGMSVQEAILTGESVPVEKHTRPVAANAPLGDRSCIAYSGTLVTSGQGKGVVMGTGNRTEIGRISGLLSEVETLTTPLVAQMDVFAKWLTILILLIAASLLGYGYFVGHYDFAEMFMAVVGLSVAAIPEGLPAVLTITLAVGVQAMARRNAIVRRLPAIETLGSVSVICTDKTGTLTRNEMMVASVLTSQHLFALEGDGYAPKGLLRLEDTRVESSEHTVLEELARAAALCNDAFLHEHNGVWTVEGDPMEGALLAFAGKMDIDVRKAQSVWTRTDAIPFDAKHCFMATLNHNHERHAFVFVKGAPERILAMCQDQRGKDGKTETLDIEYWHGKTEAIAALGQRVLAFAVKPVQSEHTVLEHGDIEGTLTLLGMTGMIDPPRAEAISAVEECHGAGIRVKMITGDHGKTAAAIAKQIGLQNPEQVLTGSDLDGMDDAALRQAVLDCDIFARTSPEHKLRLVMALQAHGMTVAMTGDGVNDAPALKRADAGIAMGMKGSEAAKEAAELVLADDNFVSIAAAVREGRTVYDNLKKVISWTLPTNAGEAMTIIVALLLGMTLPITPVQILWINLITAVTLGIALAFEPTEQGTMRRPPRPRDEPLLTGALVWQIAFVSLLFLCGVFGMYTYATDLGYSIELARTITLNTLVVMEISYLFFIRNIYSTSVTWQAARGTKIVWAVVIVITVAQFAITYLPLLQTVFATEAIRFRDGLLIVGVGVMLFAIIETEKQIRLRLSKTATSDHGRS